One part of the Thermoanaerobacterium sp. CMT5567-10 genome encodes these proteins:
- the spoIVA gene encoding stage IV sporulation protein A: MDNYDIYKDIAERTEGDIYIGVVGPVRTGKSTFIKRFMDILVLPNIDNANLKERVQDELPQSAAGKTIMTTEPKFVPEKAVEISLNEKTRFSVRLVDCVGYMVKGAMGYLEGDKPRMITTPWYDYEIPFEEAAEIGTKKVINDHSTIGLVVTTDGSITDIPRDNYVEPEERVVKELKDIQKPFIILLNTTHPEDADTIKLGEELETKYDVPVVAVNVLKMGTDDIKEILEKVLYEFPITELNIDLPRWVDVLENDHWLKQSIMNSIKQSINDLFRLRDIKKTADIIKSNENMSEVIVRKIDPGEGIADIEAKTKEGLFFKILSDECGLEIRGDRDLMKMMKELSYAKSEYDKLKDAIEDAKKKGVGVVPASIDNMEFEKPEIVRQGGSFAVRLRASAPSLHIFRTDVTTEVSPIVGTEKQSEDFVKYITEQFENDPDKIWESNIFGKSLSDLVKEGMQNKLGKIPENVSIRLRDTLERIVNDGGGGIICIIL; the protein is encoded by the coding sequence GTGGACAATTACGATATTTATAAGGATATAGCTGAAAGAACTGAAGGTGACATCTATATCGGTGTAGTAGGGCCTGTCCGTACGGGAAAATCGACGTTTATAAAAAGATTCATGGATATTTTAGTATTGCCTAATATTGATAATGCCAACCTTAAAGAAAGAGTTCAAGACGAATTACCTCAAAGTGCAGCAGGCAAAACGATTATGACTACAGAGCCTAAGTTTGTACCGGAAAAGGCTGTCGAAATATCTTTGAATGAAAAAACCAGATTCAGCGTGAGATTAGTTGACTGTGTAGGATATATGGTTAAAGGGGCAATGGGATACTTAGAAGGTGATAAGCCTAGAATGATTACTACTCCTTGGTATGATTATGAAATTCCTTTTGAAGAAGCTGCAGAAATTGGTACTAAAAAAGTTATAAACGATCACTCTACAATTGGCCTTGTCGTAACTACGGATGGAAGCATTACGGATATACCAAGAGATAATTACGTAGAACCGGAAGAAAGAGTTGTGAAAGAATTAAAAGACATACAAAAGCCATTTATTATACTGTTAAATACGACGCATCCTGAAGATGCTGATACAATAAAATTGGGAGAAGAGTTGGAAACAAAGTACGATGTACCTGTTGTAGCAGTAAATGTACTTAAAATGGGAACTGACGACATTAAAGAAATACTTGAAAAAGTGTTGTATGAATTCCCTATAACCGAGCTGAACATTGATCTTCCTAGGTGGGTCGATGTACTTGAAAATGACCACTGGCTGAAACAAAGCATTATGAATTCTATAAAGCAAAGCATCAATGATTTATTTAGGCTGAGGGATATAAAGAAGACGGCCGATATTATAAAATCAAATGAAAACATGTCAGAAGTAATAGTTAGAAAGATCGATCCAGGCGAAGGAATTGCAGATATAGAAGCAAAGACAAAAGAAGGTCTTTTCTTTAAGATATTAAGTGATGAATGCGGCCTTGAAATTCGAGGAGACAGAGATCTTATGAAAATGATGAAAGAATTATCATATGCAAAATCAGAGTACGATAAACTAAAAGATGCCATAGAAGATGCAAAAAAGAAAGGTGTAGGAGTAGTTCCTGCAAGTATTGACAATATGGAGTTTGAAAAACCGGAGATAGTGCGACAAGGTGGAAGCTTTGCGGTGAGGCTAAGAGCATCTGCACCATCTTTACACATATTTAGGACAGATGTGACAACAGAAGTATCTCCAATCGTTGGTACAGAAAAGCAAAGCGAAGATTTTGTAAAATACATTACAGAGCAATTTGAAAATGATCCAGACAAGATATGGGAGTCAAATATATTTGGTAAATCTTTAAGCGACCTTGTAAAAGAAGGTATGCAGAATAAACTTGGTAAAATACCTGAGAATGTAAGCATAAGATTAAGAGACACATTAGAACGTATAGTCAATGACGGAGGTGGGGGTATAATCTGTATTATACTGTAA
- a CDS encoding FadR/GntR family transcriptional regulator, with protein sequence MDFKPVKSERVFENIIEQIKVNIYNGNLSKGSKLPSERDLSDILNVSRASIREALSALEILGILETKPGGGTYIVNNVSNAIIETMSLALALENDETEFIELRKILESESAYIAAQKHDEESISEMKKYFEMMGKDFDEDQNTYADENFHRALCRATKNKLLYDIVEALSIGVDNYIVNSRKRLMSNPKNLELLYQQHKNILESIENGKADDAREYVIEHINFVQEELRKLKLEK encoded by the coding sequence ATGGATTTCAAGCCAGTTAAATCGGAAAGAGTTTTTGAAAATATTATAGAACAGATAAAAGTCAATATATACAATGGCAATCTATCAAAAGGGAGCAAATTACCATCCGAAAGAGATTTATCAGATATATTAAATGTTAGTAGAGCATCAATAAGAGAGGCACTATCGGCACTTGAAATACTAGGAATTTTGGAAACAAAACCAGGTGGAGGTACATATATTGTAAATAATGTATCAAATGCTATTATTGAGACTATGTCGTTAGCTTTAGCGCTTGAAAATGATGAGACAGAATTTATCGAGCTAAGAAAAATACTTGAAAGCGAAAGCGCATATATTGCAGCACAAAAGCATGATGAAGAATCAATATCAGAAATGAAAAAGTATTTTGAAATGATGGGAAAAGATTTTGATGAAGATCAAAATACATATGCAGATGAAAATTTTCATAGGGCATTATGTAGGGCTACCAAGAACAAACTACTTTATGATATAGTCGAAGCATTATCAATTGGAGTAGATAATTATATAGTAAATTCACGAAAGAGACTTATGAGTAATCCTAAAAATTTAGAACTTCTTTATCAACAGCATAAAAATATATTAGAAAGTATAGAAAATGGCAAAGCAGATGATGCAAGAGAATATGTTATAGAGCACATAAATTTTGTGCAGGAAGAACTTAGAAAGCTAAAACTTGAGAAATGA